One Fuerstiella marisgermanici DNA window includes the following coding sequences:
- a CDS encoding ISL3 family transposase, producing the protein MQGTDFYEQILGLTGPWFVADVQLDMEAQQVDVFVEHGEGETFCCPDCDRQLPCYDHTKSRKWRHLDTMQFATILHARTPRVKCPDHGVKQIRLPWAEKNSRFSLFFERFAIDVLLATQTVKGACSILGISWDESWHILQKAVARGKDRKQSKNLPRIGIDEKAFRKGHNYITLIYDLDKSTVEAISDGHDTAAADACFDQLSDSEKQSVEAVAMDMSAAYVKSTKGNIALAEQKIVHDRFHIMKLATEAVDKVRRSEQKKLRAEGDDRLTGTRYLWLSGQENLTEKQQERFDAAWKAELLTGKAWAYKEMLRDLWVHDTPAEATMFFNDWYKRVIHTKLEPMKKVARTIKERLANVVSYCTHGITNAVAEGMNSKIMAIKRRVGGYRNRDNFKTAILFYCGGLDLYPQ; encoded by the coding sequence ATGCAGGGAACAGACTTTTACGAACAGATTTTGGGACTGACGGGGCCGTGGTTTGTGGCGGACGTTCAGCTGGATATGGAAGCTCAACAGGTCGACGTTTTCGTCGAACATGGCGAGGGCGAAACTTTTTGCTGTCCGGATTGCGACAGGCAGCTGCCGTGCTATGACCACACGAAGTCTCGCAAATGGCGGCATCTGGACACGATGCAATTTGCGACCATCCTTCATGCCCGCACGCCTCGCGTGAAGTGCCCGGATCATGGCGTCAAACAGATCAGGCTTCCCTGGGCGGAAAAGAACAGCCGCTTCTCATTGTTCTTTGAACGCTTCGCCATCGACGTTCTTCTGGCCACACAAACCGTGAAAGGGGCGTGCAGCATTCTGGGGATCTCATGGGATGAATCGTGGCACATTCTGCAGAAGGCGGTGGCTCGCGGGAAGGATCGCAAACAATCGAAGAACCTCCCTCGAATCGGCATCGACGAGAAAGCCTTTCGAAAAGGACACAACTACATCACGCTGATCTACGATCTGGACAAGAGCACTGTCGAAGCGATTTCCGATGGTCATGACACGGCAGCCGCTGATGCCTGTTTCGATCAGCTTTCAGACAGTGAAAAGCAGTCTGTGGAGGCGGTTGCGATGGACATGAGTGCCGCATACGTCAAGAGCACCAAAGGCAACATTGCATTGGCCGAACAGAAGATTGTGCACGACCGCTTTCACATCATGAAGCTGGCGACCGAAGCCGTCGACAAGGTCCGTCGGTCGGAGCAGAAGAAGCTTCGCGCCGAAGGCGATGATCGATTGACGGGAACTCGGTATCTGTGGCTTTCAGGCCAGGAGAATCTTACCGAGAAACAGCAGGAACGCTTTGATGCCGCATGGAAGGCAGAGTTACTCACGGGCAAAGCGTGGGCCTACAAGGAAATGCTGCGAGACCTCTGGGTTCATGACACTCCGGCAGAGGCCACGATGTTCTTCAATGACTGGTACAAGCGAGTCATCCACACAAAGCTGGAGCCAATGAAGAAAGTCGCTCGCACGATCAAAGAACGCTTAGCCAATGTGGTGAGCTACTGCACTCACGGAATCACAAACGCCGTCGCCGAAGGAATGAACAGCAAAATCATGGCCATCAAACGAAGAGTCGGCGGATACCGAAACCGCGACAACTTCAAAACCGCCATCCTCTTCTACTGCGGAGGACTCGACCTCTACCCACAATAA